The following are from one region of the Apostichopus japonicus isolate 1M-3 chromosome 17, ASM3797524v1, whole genome shotgun sequence genome:
- the LOC139984939 gene encoding NXPE family member 3-like — MECPTGWSCCHCDTGISNGGALIDRKVADVFKPPKVAAANTFEPKAHHPVACSPDVTGRVNFEPIKSTNRVPMKTLHFDNVTSPNFTKVTLINPKLRYGLCDRIIIRIEAMDTLNRPKLYGEDFFRIKLFSRVPYAAVVADMFVDYRNGTYLASFPLLWEGLMYIEVLLVHPAEAIPMFIPSIHGERSYAHNYVGEFEMIDDAGVKRAENVTCFEKPPKSTFCNFSDPDVYSPFYCNVPKDKNITCRHWVAFHKDTKALLSALMSEIDETGMKILEVTRKVIQHGLGPILVNDEIDSQRQTPGYVPIESLPYCKASGPPPAYPNGFFFEETWHPFNCKIATFTHNETRYCLHGKMLRIYGDSTARQLYSNLKARLLCDEQKLQPPRDDNKRELLCEREDLTLYFHFHGIPNGGTKRIHNHYAANEIDNITGGANQVMLLSYWTHFAISGERYYEKRLRGVQEAINRLRKRSPGLKLIVKGTNARDYVNPGIMLVSSDWHTQRQEMKLREIFKDDATLGYVNAWDITRAQSSPALTHPRFPIIDNLVNLLLTYVCLD; from the exons ATGGAGTGCCCTACAGGATGGAGTTGCTGTCATTG TGACACAGGAATTTCTAATGGAGGAGCTTTGATAGACAGAAAAGTAGCTGACGTGTTCAAACCTCCTAAAGTGGCAGCTGCAAATACG TTTGAACCCAAGGCCCATCATCCTGTTGCATGTTCACCTGACGTCACTGGCAGGGTTAACTTTGAGCCAATCAAATCTACAAACCGAGTGCCGATGAAAACGCTTCACTTCGACAATGTTACCAGCCCTAACTTTACCAAAGTTACTCTTATAAATCCCAAACTGCGATATGGTTTATGTGACAGAATTATCATCCGAATCGAAGCCATGGATACTCTTAACCGACCAAAGCTATACGGTGAAGACTTCTTTAGGATAAAGCTGTTCTCGAGAGTTCCTTATGCGGCAGTTGTCGCGGATATGTTCGTCGATTACCGAAATGGTACTTATCTGGCGTCATTCCCTTTGCTATGGGAAGGTTTGATGTACATCGAGGTATTACTGGTTCACCCAGCGGAGGCGATCCCAATGTTCATTCCTTCTATACACGGTGAACGATCTTACGCCCATAATTACGTGGGAGAATTTGAGATGATAGATGATGCTGGGGTGAAGCGGGCAGAAAATGTCACATGCTTTGAAAAACCTCCAAAG TCAACTTTCTGTAACTTCAGTGATCCAGACGTATATTCACCATTTTACTGCAATGTTCCGAAAGATAAAAACATAACGTGCAGACACTGGGTAGCCTTCCACAAAGATACAAAAGCGTTATTATCTGCTCTTATGTCTGAAATTGATGAGACTGGAATGAAAATTCTTGAAGT AACACGCAAAGTTATTCAACATGGCCTTGGACCAATACTTGTCAACGATGAAATCGACAGCCAAAGACAAACACCTGGATATGTTCCTATAGAAAGTCTCCCTTACTGTAAAGCATCTGGTCCACCGCCTGCTTATCCAAACGGATTTTTCTTCGAGGAAACTTGGCATCCATTCAATTGTAAAATAGCAACGTTTACTCACAATGAAACACGTTATTGCCTCCATGGTAAAATGCTCCGAATTTACGGAGATTCTACGGCTCGACAgttatattcaaatttaaaggCGAGACTGTTATGTGATGAGCAGAAACTACAACCACCTAGAGATGACAACAAGCGTGAATTACTCTGTGAACGAGAAGATTTAACTCTATATTTTCACTTCCATGGAATTCCTAACGGAGGAACAAAGCGAATACATAATCACTACGCTGCCAACGAAATAGACAACATAACCGGAGGAGCTAATCAAGTCATGTTATTATCTTATTGGACACATTTTGCTATATCCGGAGAACGTTACTACGAAAAAAGACTTAGAGGTGTTCAAGAGGCAATTAATCGTTTGAGAAAGCGATCACCTGGATTAAAACTTATTGTCAAAGGCACAAATGCTAGGGACTACGTTAACCCAGGAATTATGTTAGTATCTAGTGATTGGCACACGCAAAGACAAGAGATGAAATTAAGAGAAATTTTTAAAGATGATGCAACACTTGGTTATGTCAATGCCTGGGATATCACTCGAGCCCAATCCTCTCCTGCACTTACGCATCCACGGTTTCCAATCATTGATAATTTAGTCAATTTGCTTTTGACTTATGTTTGTCTGGACTAA